ACCGCGACCGAGGTCTCCGACCTGGCCGCGGTCCTGCAACTCGACCGGGTGTAGCCGAAAGGGCCTCGGCCTCAGCCGAAGCAGTGCCCCTCAGCGCGATAGGTGGGCACGGTCGTGCGCTCGCCGCCGTCGACCAGGTGCACCTCGGTGAACCGCTCGCACAGCTCACCCGCCTTGGCGTGACGGAACCACACCCGGTCCCCGATCCTCAGCCCCGCCGCACCCGTCAGCGGGGTCTGCACCTCGCCGGCGCCTTCGGTGCCGATCAGCTTCAAGCCCTTGGGCCACACCGGTTTCGGCACCCGGGCCGCCCCGGCCGGGCCGGAGGCGATGTAGCCGCCGGAGAACACGGTGGCGATGCCGGGCGCGGGCCGCCGCAGCACCGGCGTCGCGAAGTACATCGACGGGCGCGGGGCGAGATTGCGGTAGCCGTCGAACAGGGTGGGCAGGTAGAGCCCCGAGCCCGCGGTCACCTCGGTGACGTCGGGGTCGCTGATGCTGACCTCGATGGATCCGGTGCCGCCGCTGTTGACCAGCTCCAGCTCGCCGACCGTCGAGCGCACCGCGTCCAGCACCTGGCGGCGGCGCTTGCCGATCTCGTCGGCGGACAGCTTCTTCACCAGGCGCACAGCGGGATTGGTGTCGGGCAGGCCCGCGATCTGCGCCTCGTAGGTCATCAGGCCCACGACTCGGAAACCGCGGGAACGGGTTTCGGCGGCCAGCCGGGCGGCCTGCTCGGGCGTGCGGATCGGTGAGCGGCGCACTCCCAGGTGCAGCGGGCCGATGCGCAGGGAGGCGTCCACGTCCAGACACACACGGGGCGCGACCTTTTCGCTGCCGACCGCGGCGCGAATCAGGTCCAGCTGATCGGTGTCGTCCACCATGAGGGTGATGGAGTCCAGTAGCAGCGGGTCGGCGGCGAGTTCGGCCAGTGCCTGCCGGTCGGCGGTGGGATAGCCGAGCAGCACGTCGCGCGCACCCTCGCGAACCAGCCAAATCGCTTCGCGCAGTGCGTAACCCATGATCCCGGCGAACCCGCCGGACGCGGTCAGCTTGGGGCCCAGCACTTCTTCGAGCACCGCGCGGCAGCGCACGGATTTGCTGGCCACCCGGATCGGGACGCCGCGGGCGCGGCTCACCAGATCGGCGGCATTGGCGCGCAGGGCGGTCAGGTCGACCGCGGCCAGCGGCGGGTCGAGGTCGGCGGTGGCCGCGTGCAGGCCGTCGATCGGCGACGATTCGGTCACCAACCCATTCGACCACGAACTTGGTCAATCGTCCAGCATTCGGCCGATTCCGGCCCGAATCACCGGCACATCATGGGATCAGGCCAGGTCGACGGCCTTGGTGGACAGGTAGGACACCAGGTCGTCGAGAACGACGACGGAGATCTCGTCGTCGCAGTCGGCGAGCCAGCGCAGCACCATGCCCTGGATGACGGCCAGCAGATAGGCGGCGATGGCGTCGACCGGTTCCAGCCACTGCGTGCCCGAGCGCCGGGCGCACAGTTCCAGGAAGGCGGTGACGTCGGCGTCCATATCCCGGAACGTGGCCGAGGCGACCGGATCCGGAACGCAGGCGTCCTGGTTCTCCCAGCGCCGCCGCAACAGGGCGAGCGTGGACTCATAAGCGCGAATCTGCCGGTCAGGTGAGGATTTCAAGATCGGCCACAGCGTACTGACACCCGCATGCAGGAGGATGCGAAGTGCGCGGTTTCCGCTGAAGTCGAGCGACCCGGCCGTCTTTTCGATGGCCTCGGTCATGGCCGGACGAAGTCCGACCTGGGTGATTTCTCCACTTGCGCTCAACGACGGCTCCCTTTGGCGAAAAAGAACTCGCGCACGACAACCACGACCTTGCGGCCATGATGCCTGCGCAGTTCGCTCAACGGGTGGGCAGATCGGCACTGATCTCCGGTCAGTACACCGGCGTACCCGTTCAACGGGTATCGATGTTACGTCGTTTTCTGGCCCGACAACCAGCTTTGATAGCCAGTTTCGTACCTGAAGAATGTTTTGTTACCTAATTGGAACAGGCCCGCGATCCGATGGGAATGATCAAATTGCACGATCGCCTGGTTAAGCCATTGATAGGACCATTCGGTATATTACGGACGCTTCTCCAGCGAAACCCAGCATGTGTGCGCGAGCCCACACCGTCACCCCGCTTTACGACGCCGCCGCGGCCGCACAATTCGCCGGTTCGATCCATCGCCGACACCGGCGCGCCACCGGCTCACCGATAGCCTGACGGGGTGACTTCTGCGCGCCCCGACCAATTCCTGATCTCCGGCACCTTCAACTTCCGCGACCTCGGCGGTGCCCGCACCGCAGACGGCCGGACCGTCCGGGAAGGCGTGCTGCTGCGGTCGGCGCAGCTCAGCCGTCTCGACGCGGACGGACTGGCGACCTTGAGCGCACTCGGCGTCACCGATGTGCACGACCTGCGCGGGCTCGCCGAGATCGACTACATCGGCCATGACGTGGTGCCGGACGGGGTTCGCCTCAAGGTCACCCCCTTCGATTCGCGCATGGGCGAGGCCCCGCCGCACGAGGCGCGCCGCCACTCCACCGCCCACTCGCACATGCTCGAGGTCTACCGGCTGTTCCCGGCCCTGCCCGAGGCGCACCTCGCCATCAAGGCGCTGGCCGATTCGGCGCTGGCCGGAACCGCGCTGGTGCACTGCGCCGCCGGCAAGGACCGCACCGGCTGGGCGGTGGCCACCCTGCTGCGCGCGGTCGACGTCACCGAGGAGGACATCTACGCCGACTACCTGCTCAGCAATGACGCCGTGCCGACGCTGCGCTCGTTCATGACCGCGGAGACCAACGAGGAGCTGTCCGACGACCTGCTCGGGGTCAAGCCCGAGTACCTGGAGTCGGCCACCGCCTCCATGCACGACATGTACGGCGGGCTCGAGGGGTATCTCGCCGAGATCGGCATCACCCCGGACGTGCGCGAGGCGCTGCGGGCGCGGCTGCTGAACTGACCGGCCGCGACACTCGCGCCTGACCGGCCGCCACACTCGCGCGGGTCAGTCCGCCAGGGCCTGGCGGACGAGACCGTCGCCGTCGATGTCGACCTGGTGCCCGGTGTGGAACCAGGAACCGGTGAAGCGGGACTCGGTGGTCTGCGGATCGTTCCAGTAGCGCGGGGTGACATTCGGCCCGCGGCACAGCAATTCGCCGTGACCGGCGTCCGCGCGCGGGCCGAACAGCGCGAGTTCGGTTCCGCCGAAGGCGAATCCGAGCACATCGCGGCCCGGGTCGGCGCCGTCGAACCAGGCGGTGTCGTCGCGGGCCAGGCCGATGCCGGAGGTCTCGGTGGCGCCCCACACCGACCACTGCCGGGCCTCCGGGAACACGTCGCGCAGCGTCACCGAAACCTCTTCGGAGGCAGCCGGATTCACGGCGGCCAGCTCGGCGCGATGTCCGGCGCTGCAGACCTGGCGGACCTGATCCACGCGCAGGCCGTCCAGGTCGGGCAGCAGTCCGGCGAAGATGCGCGGGGTGGCGGCGACCATGTCGATGCGTTCGGCGACAAGGCATTCCGGGATCGCCGACCGGTCGGGGGCGAGTACCACGGTGCCGCCGACGGCGAAGGTCGGCAGCAGCTGGTCGACGCAGCCGCTGGCGTGCGCGAGCGGCAGCAGCACCAGGTTGCGCAGGCCGTCGGTGGGCAGGTCGAGCGCGCCTACCACGGAACGGATCGCCGAGAGCAGGTTCTCGTTGGTCAGCTCCACGCCGCGCGGGCCCGCGCCGGCGCCGAAGGTGGTGTAGCAGAGCAGGGCCAGCTCGCCCAGGGACGCGCCGTCGTCGATGAAGGCCGCGCCGTCGGGCAGGGCCTCGCGATAGCCGGCCGCCCGGCCGCCGCCGTCCAGCACGAAATCGGTGCAGGCGTCGCGGATCACGCGCTCGGCGACCGCGTCGGGGAGGCCGTCGTGCACCAGGACCGGGACCGCGCCCGAGAGCAGCGCGCCCAGGAACGCCTGCACCCAGCGCGCGCCGACCGGCATGCGCACCGCCACCCGATCGCCGTAGCCGATGCCGTGCTCCTGCAGCCCGCCCGCGATGCGGGAGGCCGAGTACCAGAGTTCGCGGTAGGTGAGCCGGGGGCCGCCGATCTCGACCACGGCCTCGCGGCCGGCGAAGGTGTGGACCTGCACATCGAGTAGTTCGGTGAGCGCCGGCGTGAGATTGCCGTAGCGCAGGATGCCATCCGCGGCGCGCGCAAGCGGGTTGTCGCACCAGCCGTTTCGCGAGTGCGGGTATTCCACGAGTAACTGCGACATCGTCCCTCCGAGTGCCTCGTCTGCCCTGCCAGGCATGAGAACTATATGGCGCAGATCACAGCGATGGGCGGATTGTCGGCAAACGGATGTCAGGGTTTGACCCGATGGAAACAGACCAGCGCCAGGCGAACCTGCCCTTCCCCCTGGAGAGCCTGCGGAAACGTCGGATTTGAAGTGCTCGCCGCACCCGTGGAACACGATTGCCTATCGAGCGGTCGCGCTAGCCCCCCAACCAGCCACCCCTGCAGGTGAGAGCGTTGACACGCCCGGAAAACGCCGACACACCCGGCCGCGCACCGCGACCGAGCATATCGAGTCTTCGGCTTGCGAGCTATTTGCCTGTGTACGTGGCTTTTCCGGGACCGACCTCGAGGAAGCTGCGCACCGCGTCGCGCAGATCCGCGCTGCCGAAAAGTTGCCCCGAGACCTCCGGGGTGACCGAATCCGCGTGCGCCACACCGCCGGAACGCCAGGCCTCGATGATCTGCTTGGTGGCCGCGTGGGCGCGGGTCGGGCCGTCGGCCAGCTTGGTCAGCAGGGCCCGGGCGGCGGTCTCGACATCGTCGTGCACGGCATTGACCACACCCCAGTCGGCCATGGTGGCGGCGTCGTAGAGGTCGGCGGTCATGACGAATTCGCGGGCGCGACCGGAACCGGCGCGCTCGGCCAGCCGCTGCGGGCCGCCCATCGAGGGGGTCAGGCCGACCACGGTCTCCACCAGACCGAACTTGGCCTTCGGCGCGGCCAGGATGATGTCGCAGGCCAGCGCCATCTCGAAAGCGGCGGTCAGGGTGAGCGAATGGGCCGCGAAGATCACCGGGCAGGGCAGCGCCTCGAGCGGATGGATGATGCGCGCGAACAACGTCCGCCACAGCTGCGCGCCCTCGTCCACCGACAGGCCCTCGAACACGTGCACATCGACGCCGCCCGAGACCAGCTTGCCCTCGGCCCGCACCAGCAGCGCCCGCGGCGGATCGGCCGACAGCTCTTCCAGATCCGCCGCCAGCGCGTCCAGCAGCGCCTTGTCGAACAGATTCAGGGGCGGATGGTCGATGGACAGGATCGCCGCGTCCGCCCCGCCCGCGGTGACGATGCGTTCCAGCCGAGTGGCCTTCGAGTCAGTCATGCCCCGAATGTATGCGGCTGCTTACTTCGAGGACAGAGGGCAGGCGGAAATTTCGCCGAGGCAACTAGCCTGAGGGGGTGACCACGTCGAAATCCGAGTCCGGCTCCTATGTCGAAGCCGGCGAGTTCAAGCGGGACACCAACTACATCGAAACGCGAATCACCGCGGACGGGCGGGACGGGTTCCCGGTCGAGGCGGGACGTTATCGGCTCGTCGCCGCGCGGGCGTGCCCGTGGGCGAATCGGACGTTGATCGTGCGGCGGCTGCTGGGGCTGGAGTCGGCGCTGTCGCTGGGGTTGTGCGGGCCCACCCATGACAAGCGCAGCTGGACCTTCGATCCGGATCCCGGCGAGGTGGATCCGGTGCTGGGCATTCACTTTCTGCGGGACGCGTACCTGAAGCGGTTCCCGGACTATCCGCGCGGCATCACCGTGCCGGCCGTGGTGGACGAGCGCACCGGCGCGGTGGTGACCAACGACTACGCGCAGATCACCCTCGACTTCTCCACCGAGTGGGCCGAATTCCATCGCCCCGGCGCGCCGCGGCTGTATCCGGAAGACCTGCGCGCGGAGATCGATTCGGTCAATCGCCGGGTCTACACCGAGGTCAACAACGGCGTGTACCGGTGCGGTTTCGCGGGCGACCAGGCCGCCTACGACGCCGCCTACGATCGGCTGTTCACCGCGCTGGACTGGCTCTCGGAGCGGCTCGCCGGCCAGCGGTACCTGGTGGGGGACACCATCACCGAGGCCGACGTGCGGCTGTTCACCACCCTGGTCCGCTTCGACCCGGTGTATCACGGGCATTTCAAGTGCAATCGGGACAAGCTCACCGAACTGCCGGTGCTGTGGGCCTACGCCCGCGATCTGTTCCAGACCCCGGGCTTCGGCGACACCGTGGACTTCACGCAGATCAAGCAGCACTACTACATCGTGCACACCGACATCAATCCGACGCGCATCGTCCCCCAGGGGCCGGAGCTCGCCAACTGGCTGACCCCGCACGGCCGGGAAGCCTTGGGCGGCAAGCCCTTCGGTGACGGCACGCCGCCGCCACCGCCGCTGGAGGCCGAACGGGTGCCCGCCGGGCACACCCCGCTCTGACCGGGCCTACTCCCCCGCCGCGCCCCGATAGGTGCCGAAGCTCCAGTAGACGCCTTCGGGGTCGCGGCAGACGAAACCCCGTGATTCGTAATCGGTTTCGTCGCGCAGTTCGCGAGTGATGGTGGCGCCGGCCGCTTTCGCGCGCTCGTACAGGGCCTCGACGCCGTCGAGCGCGATGTACACCGAGCCGACGCCGGGCGGCTGGCAGTCCAGGGCCATGTCCTCGCGGACACCGCCGAGCATGATCGCGCCGCCGCCCGGCCAGGCGAGTTCGGCGTGCGCCACGGTGTCGCCCTCGGCGTAGCAGGCGGTCGTCTCGAAGCCGAAGGCCTGCTCCAGGAAGGCGATCGCGGCCTTGGCGTCGCGGTAGACCAGCGTCGGCCACAGCACGGTGCCGGTCTGTACTGGGGATGTGGTTTCGCTCATGGCTCTAGCCTCCCGCGTCGGCGGTTTGTCGGTCTTGGACGAATGGGAACTCCTCGCGCTCCAGCCACACCGACGGCGGCATGCCCGCCAGCTCCCGCCACTCCCGGGCCATATGGGCCTGGTCGTAGTAGCCGGTGACGGCGGCGACCTCCGACAGCGGCGGTCCCGCCGGATCGCGCAGCAGCCGATGCGAGCGTTCGAAGCGCGCCACCCGGGCCGCGTCCTTGGGGGTGATGCCGAACTCGGCGCTGAACCGATTGCCGAGATGTCTGCGGCTCCAGCCGATCTCGTCGGCCACCGCGCCCACCCGCACCGCCGGATCCGGTCCCGACAGCAGCGTCCAGGCCCGCATCAGCTCGGCGTCCCAGCCGACCGGCGAGACTTGCCGCAGCAGGATCTCGTCGATCACCGCGAACCGCTGCGGCCAGGAGCGCACGAGCGACAGCCGCTCCCGCAATTCGGCGGCCCGCGGACCGAGCAGCTCGGCCAGATCCACGATCCACGACCCCAGCGCCGCCGTCGGCACCCCGAACAACGCCCGGCACCCCAGCGGCGTCAACCCCAATTGCACGCCGTGCTGGAACCCGTTGTGCGCGACCACCGCCGGCCGCGTAGTGAGTCCGCTGGCCAGCATGTCCCAGCGCCCCGCCGCCTGACCCGGCTGCGACGAGACCGGAATCTCGATCGGCTCGTCGATGGTGATGATCACCGTCAGCACCGAACCCGGCATGCCGACATGGGTCCCCGGTGCGAACCCATGCAAGAAATAGCCCTCGTACCCGAGGACGTACGCGCGCAGTCGCGGATCGGGTACCCCCGACGCGCCTTCGGACACGCCAGCCACGTCCCCCACCCTAGGCCGATCTTGGCTGTCGCGGGACCCTCCCATCCGGAACCGGTCTATCGCGCGAATCGTTGTCGGGGTGCCATTAAGGTTTGGTGGGAGAACCGCACGGAAAAGGGGTTTGCGATGTTCAAGACCGGGCTCGAGAAGACGGTCGTCTCGCTGCTCGACAACGGGGCGCAGGTGCAGGCCCCGGCTGTCGCCAAGTACGTCGGGAAACTGCGGGACGCGCATCCGGGTGAATCGCCGGCGCAGATCGTCACGCGCCTCGAGAAGCTCTACCTCAATACCGTGACCGGTTCGGGCACCGCGGTCGGCGCGACCGCGGCGGTGCCGGGCGTCGGCACCGTCGCCTCGCTGGCGGCCATGAGCGCCGAGACCGCCTTCTTCCTGGAGGCGTCGGCGGTGTTCACCCTGGCCGTGGCGGCCGTGCACGGCATCGCGCCCGAGGACAAGGAACGCCGCCGCGCGCTGGTGCTGGCCGTGGTCCTCGGCGAATCCGGCATGGAGATCGTGCAGAAGAGCGTCGGGCACTCCGCCAAGAACTGGGGCGGGCTGCTGGCCGGCAAGGTTCCCGGCATCAGCACCATGAACGACACGCTGCTCAAACGGTTTCTGATGCGGTTTCTCGCCAAACGCAGCGCGCTCATGGTCGGCAAGGTGATTCCGGCCGGAATCGGCGCGGCCATCGGCGGATTGGGCAACCGGGCCCTCGGCCACGGCATCATCGACAATGCCCGCCAGGCGTTCGGCGCGCCGCCGCGGACCTGGCCGCGGCCGCTGATCATCGACGCCGACCCGCTGACCGCCGTGGAAGCCCCGACCCGGAACCCGCAGCCGTGACCCGGCCGCTCGCCTTCGCCGCCGGGGCGCTGACCAAGACCTTCGAGACCGTCACCGCCGTCGACGATGTGAGTTTCGTGGTGCCCGCGGGCAAGGTGGCGGCCCTGGTGGGGCCGCACGGCGCGGGCAAATCCACCGTGCTGCGCATGCTGCTGGGCCTGCTCACCCCGAGCGCCGGCACCGCGAACGTGG
This sequence is a window from Nocardia yunnanensis. Protein-coding genes within it:
- a CDS encoding amino acid deaminase/aldolase, which translates into the protein MTESSPIDGLHAATADLDPPLAAVDLTALRANAADLVSRARGVPIRVASKSVRCRAVLEEVLGPKLTASGGFAGIMGYALREAIWLVREGARDVLLGYPTADRQALAELAADPLLLDSITLMVDDTDQLDLIRAAVGSEKVAPRVCLDVDASLRIGPLHLGVRRSPIRTPEQAARLAAETRSRGFRVVGLMTYEAQIAGLPDTNPAVRLVKKLSADEIGKRRRQVLDAVRSTVGELELVNSGGTGSIEVSISDPDVTEVTAGSGLYLPTLFDGYRNLAPRPSMYFATPVLRRPAPGIATVFSGGYIASGPAGAARVPKPVWPKGLKLIGTEGAGEVQTPLTGAAGLRIGDRVWFRHAKAGELCERFTEVHLVDGGERTTVPTYRAEGHCFG
- a CDS encoding TetR family transcriptional regulator, with amino-acid sequence MSASGEITQVGLRPAMTEAIEKTAGSLDFSGNRALRILLHAGVSTLWPILKSSPDRQIRAYESTLALLRRRWENQDACVPDPVASATFRDMDADVTAFLELCARRSGTQWLEPVDAIAAYLLAVIQGMVLRWLADCDDEISVVVLDDLVSYLSTKAVDLA
- a CDS encoding tyrosine-protein phosphatase, with the protein product MTSARPDQFLISGTFNFRDLGGARTADGRTVREGVLLRSAQLSRLDADGLATLSALGVTDVHDLRGLAEIDYIGHDVVPDGVRLKVTPFDSRMGEAPPHEARRHSTAHSHMLEVYRLFPALPEAHLAIKALADSALAGTALVHCAAGKDRTGWAVATLLRAVDVTEEDIYADYLLSNDAVPTLRSFMTAETNEELSDDLLGVKPEYLESATASMHDMYGGLEGYLAEIGITPDVREALRARLLN
- a CDS encoding class I adenylate-forming enzyme family protein, giving the protein MSQLLVEYPHSRNGWCDNPLARAADGILRYGNLTPALTELLDVQVHTFAGREAVVEIGGPRLTYRELWYSASRIAGGLQEHGIGYGDRVAVRMPVGARWVQAFLGALLSGAVPVLVHDGLPDAVAERVIRDACTDFVLDGGGRAAGYREALPDGAAFIDDGASLGELALLCYTTFGAGAGPRGVELTNENLLSAIRSVVGALDLPTDGLRNLVLLPLAHASGCVDQLLPTFAVGGTVVLAPDRSAIPECLVAERIDMVAATPRIFAGLLPDLDGLRVDQVRQVCSAGHRAELAAVNPAASEEVSVTLRDVFPEARQWSVWGATETSGIGLARDDTAWFDGADPGRDVLGFAFGGTELALFGPRADAGHGELLCRGPNVTPRYWNDPQTTESRFTGSWFHTGHQVDIDGDGLVRQALAD
- a CDS encoding enoyl-CoA hydratase/isomerase family protein, translating into MTDSKATRLERIVTAGGADAAILSIDHPPLNLFDKALLDALAADLEELSADPPRALLVRAEGKLVSGGVDVHVFEGLSVDEGAQLWRTLFARIIHPLEALPCPVIFAAHSLTLTAAFEMALACDIILAAPKAKFGLVETVVGLTPSMGGPQRLAERAGSGRAREFVMTADLYDAATMADWGVVNAVHDDVETAARALLTKLADGPTRAHAATKQIIEAWRSGGVAHADSVTPEVSGQLFGSADLRDAVRSFLEVGPGKATYTGK
- a CDS encoding glutathione S-transferase family protein, yielding MTTSKSESGSYVEAGEFKRDTNYIETRITADGRDGFPVEAGRYRLVAARACPWANRTLIVRRLLGLESALSLGLCGPTHDKRSWTFDPDPGEVDPVLGIHFLRDAYLKRFPDYPRGITVPAVVDERTGAVVTNDYAQITLDFSTEWAEFHRPGAPRLYPEDLRAEIDSVNRRVYTEVNNGVYRCGFAGDQAAYDAAYDRLFTALDWLSERLAGQRYLVGDTITEADVRLFTTLVRFDPVYHGHFKCNRDKLTELPVLWAYARDLFQTPGFGDTVDFTQIKQHYYIVHTDINPTRIVPQGPELANWLTPHGREALGGKPFGDGTPPPPPLEAERVPAGHTPL
- a CDS encoding VOC family protein; its protein translation is MSETTSPVQTGTVLWPTLVYRDAKAAIAFLEQAFGFETTACYAEGDTVAHAELAWPGGGAIMLGGVREDMALDCQPPGVGSVYIALDGVEALYERAKAAGATITRELRDETDYESRGFVCRDPEGVYWSFGTYRGAAGE
- a CDS encoding helix-turn-helix domain-containing protein, coding for MGGSRDSQDRPRVGDVAGVSEGASGVPDPRLRAYVLGYEGYFLHGFAPGTHVGMPGSVLTVIITIDEPIEIPVSSQPGQAAGRWDMLASGLTTRPAVVAHNGFQHGVQLGLTPLGCRALFGVPTAALGSWIVDLAELLGPRAAELRERLSLVRSWPQRFAVIDEILLRQVSPVGWDAELMRAWTLLSGPDPAVRVGAVADEIGWSRRHLGNRFSAEFGITPKDAARVARFERSHRLLRDPAGPPLSEVAAVTGYYDQAHMAREWRELAGMPPSVWLEREEFPFVQDRQTADAGG